The genomic segment GATTCGCCCAACCGTGCCTTCGAGAGTATCTCGGGATGCGTCCCGTCCCCGTGCAATACGAGAGCGTCGATTTCCGCCGAGATCTCGCGTGCCCGCTCCTCGTTCTCCTCGATCACGACCAGATCGTTGTCCTTCCGGCGCGCGAGGATGCGCACCAGCTCCGTTCCGATCCCACCGGCGCCCACGATCACGGCTCTCACGAAGACCTCCCCGAACGACGCGGAGAAGGATAGAGCAAAACGAGGAGCGGGAGTATCTCCAGCCGGCCGGCCCACATGTCCATCGCCAGGAGGAGCTTTGCCCACGATTCGAGATCGGAAGAAGTGAGGCCCGTAGAGAGACCCACCGTTCCGAGCGCCGAAGTGGACTCGAACAAGGCATCAATTGGCTCGCAACCGGTGAGCGTCAACAGGAAGGTCGACAAGGCGATGAGCCAAAGGAAAACCATCGTCAGCCCCACCACACTTCGGATCTCGTCATCCCTCAGGATCCTACCTCCCTGGCGTACCGGGAGCTGCGCCTCCGCGGGCAGAAGTGCGCGGTGCAGATACCACTGAGCCACCCGGGCGAGCACGAGAGCTCGTATGAGCTTGACGCCTCCCGCGGTGGAGCCGGAGGAGCCACCGATAAACATCAATACGATGGCCACCAGCCTCTGCCCCTGCGTCCACCCGCCGGCATCGGTCACGTTGAAGCCCGTGGTGGTCACCGCGGATACGCTGTGAAAGACATGAGTGACGATCGAACCGTGCCCACCTGGCGATCGGTCGTAGAGGAGCGTCAGCACGAAACCGGCTCCGATGGCGAGCGCGAGTGCTCGAAGCTGGGAGTCGGCGAAGAACTTCTTTGGACCTTCACGCGCGGCGCGATAGTAGAGGGGAAAGGCCACGGCGCCGGCAATCATGAACAGGCAGACCCAGATCTCTATGCCGACGCTCCCGTATCGTCCGATGCTATCCGGGTAAGGTGAGAATCCTCCGGTGGAAAGTGTCGAGAGAACGTGGAGGAGCGCGTCAAAAAATCCCATGCCCGACAGAACGAATACCCCGAGGCCCAGCAGCGTCAGGCCTCCGTAGATCGAGAAGACGAGTCGCGAGGTCGACAAGAGATTCCCCAGCAGGTTCTCTTCGCGGAACTCGGCCGAGTAAAGGGGAAGCAGCGTGGCGCGGACTCCGGGCAAGAACACGATGGAGAGAACGATGATGCCCGCGCCTCCAATCCACTGCGAATAAGATCGGAAGAAGAGAAGGCTATTCGGCATCGAGCCGGGATCGAGGACGCTCAGCCCCGTCGTGGTGAAGCCCGACATCGACTCGAAGAAGCCATCGACCAAGCTCGCATGGGGGAGATAGGCGAGGGCGCCAAC from the Vicinamibacteria bacterium genome contains:
- a CDS encoding TrkH family potassium uptake protein, whose translation is MRLVSANIRRPLKLLGMALVAPLAVAIVSREWTQAIVFAGLAGATYLMGRREPSSTAPIAPRDALVFAAIVYLVFSLVGALAYLPHASLVDGFFESMSGFTTTGLSVLDPGSMPNSLLFFRSYSQWIGGAGIIVLSIVFLPGVRATLLPLYSAEFREENLLGNLLSTSRLVFSIYGGLTLLGLGVFVLSGMGFFDALLHVLSTLSTGGFSPYPDSIGRYGSVGIEIWVCLFMIAGAVAFPLYYRAAREGPKKFFADSQLRALALAIGAGFVLTLLYDRSPGGHGSIVTHVFHSVSAVTTTGFNVTDAGGWTQGQRLVAIVLMFIGGSSGSTAGGVKLIRALVLARVAQWYLHRALLPAEAQLPVRQGGRILRDDEIRSVVGLTMVFLWLIALSTFLLTLTGCEPIDALFESTSALGTVGLSTGLTSSDLESWAKLLLAMDMWAGRLEILPLLVLLYPSPRRSGRSS